The genomic region GTGGTACTGAGGACGACATTCGCCATGATGAATATAACAGCGACGATAATCCAAGGTGTGACGTCATCTGATCAGGaagtaaacaatttacatatttgttattgttgAATGGTCATAACATATCCGTAATGTGATCGATAATTTGATTGCAAAGAACTAACTATATCGTTACTTTTCAGTAATTACCTATACGagtgtaaaatatattgaataatatTGGATACAATACTATACTTGGTTCACAAACTGTCGCCGTCGTTGTGATTATGTCTGAAATATACCAAATAAATCAAcataaaaatagatataaaatgtCAAATAGTGTAATAAGAATTACAGGTGAACATTGCGGAATTTATCtctttgttttattaaattgtATCCTACCTCAATAGTTTTGTTGTGAAATCGCGTGGTGTCACCTGACAGGAGTGAACAACTAAGATAGAATACTCACGATTACACAGTAGGTTACGATAAAAAGGTCTTctacatttttacatatttgtaAAGTAATTTTGAAGGCATACTCCTTGATtatttattgttaatgttttcaAACAGATATACTTTAATACTTACATCTTCAAAGggatttgtatattgtatatgaaaaCATAAATCCTAACATAATATGTTATGGTTGCTTGGTAATGTTAGgtgatatatcataacatatctACAAAGTATCCATACCTCCAGTATCACCTTGACCGCCTGTTGTTCCGCCTGATGAATCTGGGGAAGAAAATAATGTGAGGGAACACGTTTTGAATTTCATCATAACGTTGATATCTTTTTGACAAACACTGATTATCTtataatgatttttgtttttgtttttgtattttccaACATTTTTGAATATCTTTTCTCGAGAGGATTTAGAGAAAATAATAATGGAACACTGAGTTTGCCAATGCGACATAACGACATGTAGGCAACGTTACAAGTAACAGCCATCGCCACAAATGTACACTTTAGGTCTCTGAGTGAAAGTCTATGATTTAAAAAGATTAAATGAAACCTGAAGATATCGTGTAAACGactatttgttgttattttagAATAGGTATTGACCACTAAAGATTATCATTCATCGGTCAAGTATTATTCAGAATTTTCAATTGATAAACTAAATAgctcaaaaattcaaaaacaaatcatCAAGTGCTTTTTTTCACATGTATTTGAAGCCATGTTTGACCTTTACGTCTTCTGATGGATTTATATGTTATCAGTGAGGCTGGATTAGAGCCACACACGGTTCCAGTGTACGGTTCACACATAAACGTGGTGTTGGTGTCTTCATTTGTCACATTGTAGGTAAGTGTACTGGTACGTTGGTAGTTACACCCGGACTGTATCAACCCATTATCATTCTGATTAATGTCAGCTGCAGTTAGATAGCCCTGAAAACCAGAAACCAACGTTTTATGTCATAGCATACAAGTAAT from Pecten maximus unplaced genomic scaffold, xPecMax1.1, whole genome shotgun sequence harbors:
- the LOC117319502 gene encoding uncharacterized protein LOC117319502, with the translated sequence MCEPYTGTVCGSNPASLITYKSIRRRKDSSGGTTGGQGDTGDIITTTATVCEPNDVTPWIIVAVIFIMANVVLSTTDSNLCRKVLEYKERLYQSVNYVAMNRGLSRNDEYVYKTTDNYEILQI